The following coding sequences are from one Lycium ferocissimum isolate CSIRO_LF1 chromosome 3, AGI_CSIRO_Lferr_CH_V1, whole genome shotgun sequence window:
- the LOC132050168 gene encoding protein SUPPRESSOR OF FRI 4-like — protein sequence MVSDVQISTVVKRVPNAKAGRESTDIEIYGMQGIPPDVLAAHYGEEEDPAKTAKVDIISSQYVGGVVPGSLAAGYPPRATLGAVPPLYNPAVPSVLLVGQFPLAPNLGVHSILLSRFHHLHLGLPQQPLFPVQNVRPPVPATAPPTLQPSLPIAPPGLPVSNPPVPVSQPLFPVVPNNNNLVQSLPMLMTSVPLSSPAEVNGSI from the exons ATGGTATCTGATGTTCAAATTTCAACAGTGGTGAAAAG GGTACCAAATGCCAAAGCAGGGAGAGAATCAACAGATATTGAAATATATGGGATGCAAGGAATCCCACCTGATGTGTTAGCTGCTCACTATGGAGAGGAAG AGGATCCGGCAAAAACTGCCAAAGTGGACATCATATCATCGCAGTATGTTGGTGGTGTGGTTCCAGGATCACTAGCTGCGGGTTATCCTCCACGGGCAACTTTGGGCGCAGTACCACCACT CTACAATCCTGCTGTTCCAAGCGTTCTACTGGTTGGCCAGTTCCCCCTCGCCCCCAACCTTGGTGTCCACAGTATCCTGCTGTCACGGTTCCACCACCTGCACTTGGGTTTGCCGCAACAACCACTGTTTCCTGTGCAGAATGTGAGGCCTCCAGTGCCAGCAACCGCACCACCAACACTTCAACCATCATTACCCATTGCTCCTCCAGGACTGCCAGTATCTAACCCACCTGTTCCTGTGTCTCAACCGTTGTTTCCTGTGGTtcctaacaacaacaatcttgTTCAAAGTTTGCCGATGCTGATGACAAGCGTGCCATTAAGCTCGCCTGCTGAAGTGAACGGCTCAATTTGA
- the LOC132050167 gene encoding zinc transporter 8-like yields the protein MNKVVAFKLLFLFLLPILVSSECTCDEDANDRNKTEALKYKVVAVASILLAGGIGVSIPILGKIIPAFHPENNVFFLIKAFAAGVILATGFVHILPDAFDSLSSPCLPEKPWGDFPFAGLMAMISAIGTMMVDLLATSFYRKAHLTTKQKPINSDEEKGGHGHVDVHTHSTHGHAHGSVLLSSEGSDTLDLSRRRVISQVLELGILVHSVIIGVSLGASESPKTIKPLVAALTFHQLFEGMGLGGCISEARFKVKKTAIMAIFFSLTTPIGIAIGFGISTVYSETSPTALIVEGIFNSTAAGILIYMALVDLLAADFMSSRMQDSPKLLIGANIFLLLGAGCMSLLAKWA from the exons atGAATAAAGTGGTTGCTTTTAAGCTTCTCTTTCTGTTTCTCCTCCCCATCCTGGTTTCTTCAGAATGTACGTGTGATGAAGATGCTAACGACCGGAACAAAACAGAAGCGTTAAAGTACAAAGTGGTAGCAGTTGCTTCGATCTTGCTAGCAGGAGGAATCGGAGTATCTATCCCTATTCTGGGCAAAATAATCCCTGCTTTCCACCCCGAAAATAACGTGTTTTTCCTAATAAAAGCATTCGCAGCTGGTGTCATATTAGCGACGGGATTTGTACACATATTACCAGATGCATTCGATAGCTTGTCGAGTCCGTGTTTACCAGAAAAACCATGGGGTGATTTCCCTTTTGCTGGACTTATGGCGATGATTTCAGCTATAGGGACGATGATGGTTGATTTATTAGCGACGAGTTTTTATAGAAAAGCTCATCTAACGACGAAACAAAAACCTATTAATAGTGATGAAGAGAAAGGAGGACATGGACATGTTGATGTGCATACACATTCAACTCATGGACATGCTCATGGTTCTGTTTTGTTGTCATCTGAGGGTTCTGACACATTGGATTTATCTCGTCGCCGTGTTATTTCACAG GTATTGGAATTGGGAATTTTAGTCCATTCAGTAATAATTGGTGTATCTTTGGGTGCCTCAGAATCTCCCAAGACAATTAAGCCCCTTGTAGCAGCATTAACTTTCCATCAACTCTTTGAAGGCATGGGTTTAGGTGGCTGCATATCTGAG GCAAGATTCAAGGTAAAAAAAACTGCAATCATGGCAATTTTCTTCTCCCTCACTACACCAATTGGAATTGCAATTGGATTTGGCATATCAACTGTGTATAGTGAGACCAGTCCAACTGCACTTATAGTTGAGGGCATTTTCAACTCTACTGCTGCTGGAATTTTGATTTATATGGCTTTAGTTGATCTCCTAGCAGCTGATTTTATGAGTAGTAGAATGCAAGATAGTCCAAAACTTCTTATTGGAGctaatatttttcttcttcttggtgCTGGTTGTATGTCACTTTTGGCTAAGTGGGCCTAA